The following proteins are encoded in a genomic region of Thioclava nitratireducens:
- a CDS encoding SDR family NAD(P)-dependent oxidoreductase codes for MELSKIRAIITGGASGLGAATARHFVESGAQVTLFDRDQAGGEAYAAEIGATFAEVDVTSEDSVAAGIAAAVDAMGGIDVAVNCAGIATGERVVGRDGPHRLESFARTIDINLVGSFNVARLAAAEMARNPGPERGVIINTASIAAFDGQKGQAAYAASKGGIVAMTLPLARDLASQGVRCCAIAPGIFATPMMKGLPQEVQDSLAAEVTFPKRLGDPSEYAKLAGFIVQSGYLNGEVIRLDGALRMR; via the coding sequence ATGGAGTTGAGCAAAATTCGCGCCATCATCACCGGCGGCGCTTCGGGGCTGGGGGCTGCGACCGCGCGGCACTTCGTTGAGTCGGGCGCGCAGGTGACGCTCTTCGACCGCGACCAGGCGGGCGGCGAGGCTTATGCGGCAGAGATCGGCGCGACCTTCGCCGAGGTCGACGTGACCTCCGAGGACAGCGTCGCCGCCGGGATCGCAGCCGCAGTAGACGCGATGGGCGGCATCGATGTGGCGGTCAATTGCGCCGGTATCGCCACCGGCGAGCGCGTGGTCGGCCGCGACGGGCCGCACCGGCTCGAGAGCTTCGCGCGCACGATCGACATCAACCTCGTGGGCAGCTTCAACGTCGCCCGCCTCGCCGCCGCCGAGATGGCCCGCAACCCCGGCCCCGAGCGTGGCGTGATCATCAACACTGCCTCCATCGCGGCTTTCGACGGCCAGAAGGGTCAGGCAGCCTATGCGGCGTCAAAAGGCGGAATCGTCGCGATGACCCTGCCCCTCGCCCGCGATCTGGCCAGCCAGGGCGTCCGTTGCTGCGCCATCGCGCCGGGAATTTTCGCCACGCCGATGATGAAGGGCCTGCCCCAGGAGGTGCAGGACAGCCTCGCCGCCGAAGTCACATTCCCGAAGCGGCTCGGTGATCCGTCGGAATACGCCAAACTTGCCGGTTTCATCGTCCAGAGCGGCTATCTGAACGGCGAAGTGATCCGCCTCGACGGGGCGCTCCGGATGCGTTGA
- a CDS encoding outer membrane protein has product MKRIIVTSSILALAGSAAMAGGYTTPAPAPEVTPAPVAVAPAQFSWDGFYAGAQLGYGKADQSIDGDGVVGGLHAGYLRDFGGYVLGGELAYNAANIDDNTTGAKVNSMTDLKMIAGAPYNNMLFYGTLGASYVDAEDGSGASYSDTVPLVGVGMKYAINPKWTVGTELDYRKGNNFDGTTNDLNTTTLNLTASYKF; this is encoded by the coding sequence ATGAAACGTATCATCGTTACGTCGAGCATTCTGGCACTCGCTGGCTCCGCCGCGATGGCGGGCGGCTACACCACCCCGGCACCGGCTCCGGAAGTCACCCCGGCCCCGGTCGCAGTCGCGCCCGCGCAGTTCAGCTGGGACGGCTTCTATGCCGGTGCTCAACTCGGTTACGGCAAGGCTGACCAGTCGATCGATGGCGACGGCGTCGTGGGCGGTCTGCACGCGGGTTACCTGCGCGACTTCGGCGGCTATGTCCTCGGTGGCGAGCTGGCTTATAACGCCGCGAACATCGACGACAACACCACCGGCGCGAAGGTCAACTCGATGACCGACCTCAAGATGATCGCCGGTGCGCCCTACAACAACATGCTGTTCTACGGCACGCTCGGTGCGTCTTACGTCGACGCTGAAGACGGTTCGGGTGCCAGCTACTCCGACACCGTTCCGCTGGTTGGCGTCGGCATGAAATATGCCATCAACCCGAAGTGGACCGTCGGTACCGAGCTCGACTACCGCAAGGGCAACAACTTCGACGGCACCACCAACGATCTGAACACCACGACGCTGAACCTAACCGCGTCCTACAAGTTCTGA